One stretch of Nitrospiria bacterium DNA includes these proteins:
- a CDS encoding efflux RND transporter periplasmic adaptor subunit gives MKRVIGWAVFILAAGLVVAGLWTLRGPSGPGQTARATYGNILDRIASRGRVEAKTTVDLAGKVDGRIRSIAVKEGDEVAKDRTVIVMDDAYAKAAVDQARAELKDAELDYSRSRRLLQSNAASKSQFDSADAKRDLARASLEMAEALLRDMHIASPVSGKVIAKYREAGESVKAGSPILTIADTSAVRVRAEIDEDDVGHLALGQEASITADSYPGRVFTGKVIEIGERVGRRSIKLEDPSKISDTKVLEAKIELRKIESGGPCGEEGTGSSDAPRVPAQARAKPDACLPPFKLGMTVDVKIDVVRADRVLKIPRRAIRQDENGSYVMVVKDGRGRPEIRRVVLGAMDRWDAEVLHGLKEGEEVVIP, from the coding sequence ATGAAGCGCGTGATCGGGTGGGCGGTCTTTATTCTGGCGGCGGGTCTCGTCGTCGCGGGCCTTTGGACGCTTCGCGGCCCGTCCGGTCCGGGTCAAACGGCGAGGGCGACCTACGGCAACATCCTGGATCGCATCGCGTCCCGGGGCCGGGTCGAGGCGAAGACGACCGTCGACCTGGCCGGGAAGGTCGACGGGCGGATCCGGTCCATCGCCGTGAAGGAAGGCGACGAGGTCGCGAAGGACCGGACCGTCATCGTGATGGACGACGCGTACGCCAAGGCCGCCGTCGACCAGGCGCGCGCGGAGTTGAAGGATGCGGAGCTCGATTATTCGCGCAGCCGGCGCCTCCTTCAGTCCAACGCCGCATCCAAGTCCCAGTTTGACAGCGCCGACGCGAAGCGGGATCTGGCCCGCGCCAGTCTCGAAATGGCCGAGGCGCTTTTAAGGGACATGCATATCGCCTCGCCCGTTTCGGGGAAGGTGATCGCGAAATACCGCGAGGCGGGGGAATCGGTCAAGGCCGGCAGCCCCATTCTGACGATCGCGGATACCTCGGCCGTCCGGGTCCGGGCCGAGATCGATGAGGACGACGTCGGACATCTGGCGCTCGGCCAGGAGGCCTCGATTACGGCGGACTCCTATCCCGGCCGTGTTTTCACCGGGAAAGTGATCGAGATCGGAGAGCGCGTCGGCCGGCGGTCGATCAAGCTGGAGGACCCGTCCAAAATCTCCGACACCAAGGTTTTAGAAGCCAAGATTGAGCTTCGGAAGATTGAATCGGGGGGCCCGTGCGGCGAAGAAGGAACAGGGTCCTCCGATGCCCCCCGTGTCCCCGCGCAAGCGCGGGCAAAGCCCGACGCTTGCTTGCCCCCGTTTAAATTGGGCATGACGGTGGACGTGAAAATCGACGTCGTCCGGGCCGACCGCGTCTTAAAAATCCCGCGCCGCGCGATCCGGCAGGATGAAAACGGTTCTTACGTGATGGTTGTGAAGGACGGTCGGGGCCGGCCCGAGATTCGACGGGTGGTTTTGGGCGCGATGGACCGATGGGACGCCGAAGTCCTTCACGGCTTAAAGGAAGGGGAAGAGGTGGTGATTCCATGA
- a CDS encoding ABC transporter ATP-binding protein, protein MNEYILEARGLRKVYEEGPVAVEAVRDVSLRVKPGESVAIMGPSGSGKTTLLSMIGCILRPTRGEVIIEGRPVRWEEDDLTRVRLRSIGFVFQSFNLFSALTALENVEVALNLREVRGSESKRRAREMMEAVGLGDRADFLPRDLSGGQKQRVSIARALVNRPPLILADEPTGNLDSKTGHAIIELLRDLVVKENRSVVVVTHDARMMDLVHRVYRLEDGVLIS, encoded by the coding sequence ATGAACGAATACATTCTGGAGGCCCGGGGGCTTCGCAAAGTCTATGAAGAAGGGCCGGTGGCCGTGGAGGCGGTGCGCGACGTGTCGCTTCGGGTGAAGCCCGGCGAGAGCGTGGCGATCATGGGCCCGTCCGGGTCCGGCAAGACGACGTTGCTCTCGATGATCGGCTGCATCCTCCGGCCGACCCGGGGCGAGGTGATCATCGAGGGCCGTCCGGTGCGGTGGGAGGAGGACGACCTGACGCGGGTTCGCCTGCGGTCGATCGGGTTCGTGTTCCAAAGCTTCAATCTTTTTTCAGCGCTGACCGCGCTGGAGAACGTCGAGGTGGCCCTGAACCTTCGGGAAGTCCGGGGATCGGAATCGAAGCGGCGGGCCCGGGAAATGATGGAGGCGGTCGGGCTCGGCGACCGGGCGGATTTCCTTCCCCGGGATCTCTCCGGCGGGCAGAAGCAACGCGTCTCGATCGCGCGGGCGCTTGTGAACCGGCCGCCGTTGATCCTGGCGGACGAGCCGACAGGCAACCTCGACTCCAAGACGGGCCATGCCATCATCGAGCTGTTGCGGGACCTCGTGGTGAAGGAAAACCGATCCGTCGTGGTCGTGACGCACGACGCGCGCATGATGGATCTGGTTCATCGGGTCTATCGCTTGGAGGACGGAGTTCTGATATCATGA
- a CDS encoding ABC transporter permease, with the protein MPSIARKNLFHDRTRLAITLIGITFSVVLIFTTIGVYLGFMQDASFIVESIPADIWITSKNLQNFNFAWPIPERKVEQVKEVKGVADVEKMIHSWGVMKLFGGGTEQVEILGLDPDGPLGFPWRLAAGRPTDVKGGEFVIVDQSSVKRLGRLKVGDVREINDYRVKVVGLTRGLKSITTAPYVIASYDTAAIFNPYFREPVFLLVKTVPGASVEEVAQRIREHVKNVDVYTQAGLSAKTRWYWTVATGMGMGFLLTAFVGFVVGAVVVSQTIYSSTIEHIREFGTLKAIGATNWTIYKIILEQAAVNAAIGFIIGLVLVLFIKKGYDALGIAMLIPPPLMGAVSVLTLAMCLAASIVSIRKVKTLDPVMVFRA; encoded by the coding sequence ATGCCCTCGATTGCTCGAAAAAATCTGTTTCACGACCGGACCCGTTTGGCCATCACGCTGATCGGCATCACCTTCTCGGTCGTCCTCATTTTCACCACGATCGGGGTGTATCTCGGTTTCATGCAGGACGCCTCGTTCATCGTGGAGTCGATCCCGGCCGACATTTGGATCACGTCGAAAAATCTTCAGAACTTTAATTTCGCCTGGCCGATTCCGGAGCGCAAAGTGGAACAGGTCAAGGAGGTCAAGGGCGTGGCCGATGTCGAAAAGATGATCCACTCCTGGGGGGTGATGAAGCTGTTCGGCGGCGGGACGGAGCAGGTCGAGATTCTCGGGCTGGATCCCGACGGGCCGCTGGGTTTTCCCTGGCGCCTGGCGGCGGGCCGGCCGACGGACGTCAAGGGCGGGGAGTTCGTGATCGTGGACCAGTCTTCGGTCAAACGGTTGGGCCGGCTCAAAGTGGGGGACGTCCGCGAGATCAACGACTACCGGGTCAAAGTCGTCGGGCTGACGCGGGGACTCAAGTCGATCACGACCGCTCCCTATGTGATTGCCTCCTACGACACGGCGGCGATCTTTAACCCCTACTTCCGCGAGCCCGTCTTCCTCCTGGTCAAAACGGTTCCGGGAGCATCGGTCGAGGAGGTCGCCCAACGCATTCGGGAGCACGTGAAGAACGTGGACGTCTACACGCAGGCCGGGTTGAGCGCCAAGACCCGCTGGTACTGGACGGTCGCCACCGGCATGGGGATGGGATTTCTGCTGACGGCCTTTGTGGGATTTGTCGTCGGGGCGGTGGTGGTCAGCCAGACGATCTACTCCTCCACCATCGAGCACATCCGAGAATTCGGGACGCTCAAGGCGATCGGGGCGACGAACTGGACGATCTATAAAATCATTCTGGAGCAGGCCGCCGTGAATGCCGCCATCGGTTTTATCATCGGTCTGGTGTTGGTGTTGTTTATCAAGAAGGGCTATGATGCGCTGGGGATCGCCATGTTGATTCCCCCGCCGTTGATGGGCGCCGTCTCGGTGCTCACGCTGGCGATGTGCCTTGCGGCCTCGATCGTCTCGATCCGGAAGGTGAAGACGCTGGACCCCGTGATGGTCTTCCGGGCATGA
- a CDS encoding TetR/AcrR family transcriptional regulator, translated as MARPAIDRKDLILKAAIKVFARRGFSRARTAAIAREARVAEGTIYNYFKSKDDLILTIFERTCRELIQSLRAALNPIQDPVQKLALVLVKVLDLFEADPMLAEVFLVELRQSGKCFSTQPMSVILEFLDLLESILKEGIARGVIRKDINTKIARSFLFGAVENIVLGWLLRKTHPDLFKKEKSYTLEEAKETLIKLFGAGFVVKQA; from the coding sequence ATGGCCCGGCCCGCGATCGACCGCAAGGATCTCATTCTCAAAGCCGCGATCAAGGTGTTCGCCCGGCGCGGTTTTTCCCGCGCCCGCACGGCCGCCATCGCGCGCGAGGCCCGCGTGGCCGAGGGCACGATCTACAACTACTTCAAGAGCAAAGACGATCTGATCCTTACTATTTTTGAGCGGACCTGTCGCGAACTGATCCAATCCCTGCGAGCGGCGCTCAATCCGATTCAAGATCCGGTTCAAAAATTGGCCTTGGTGTTGGTCAAGGTCCTGGATCTATTCGAGGCCGACCCCATGCTGGCCGAGGTGTTCCTGGTCGAACTCCGCCAGAGCGGGAAATGTTTTTCCACCCAGCCGATGTCCGTGATCCTGGAATTTCTCGACCTCTTGGAGTCGATCCTCAAGGAAGGGATCGCGCGGGGGGTGATCCGAAAGGACATCAACACCAAAATCGCGCGGAGCTTTTTGTTCGGCGCGGTGGAGAACATCGTTCTCGGCTGGCTTTTACGCAAGACCCATCCGGACCTGTTCAAAAAGGAAAAGTCGTACACGCTGGAAGAAGCCAAAGAGACCCTGATCAAATTATTCGGTGCGGGTTTTGTTGTAAAGCAAGCCTAG
- a CDS encoding PAS domain-containing protein, giving the protein MSKSLRVLIIEDSEDDAALLAQELRHGGYDPVYRRVDTGPALTAALAEQTWDIVISDYSLPKFSGPAALKRLQESGLDLPFILVSGVIGEDVAVEAMKAGAHDCIMKYNLKRLIPAVERELREAGERRNRKKAEEELRRTEQYYRVLIENASDITAMLSADLTIQYVSPSAERLLHYRRGELIGQSGLQLVHPDDAPRALEVLAGAVKSPGTTYTLEMRLRSKENSWLIFEILGKYISIDPTRTGIVLNVRDVTERRRTEEQLRQSEERFREVAENIYEVFFLTGPMGTPVIYISPAYEGVWGRTCQSLYEHPEAWRESVHPEDRSRVEAQFGNDPENFKMEYRIVRPDGSIRWIWARTFPIRDEKGVVHRVAGIAEDITQRKLAGDALKESEERLRMAIDTARMHTWDWDVRTDRLIRSGHYEAVYGPDLPDSGGTLTSFLQMIHPEDREKFSQAVDRAFLQGGSFDPFDFRFIQPNGDLRWLETQGRAVKDHTGKVVRLIGVTQDVTQRKRAQQELEFRNTILLTQQEASPDAILVVDEEAKIISYNKRFIDLWNIPDAMVRAAVDEPVLQSVVREMKDPEAFLARVKYLYGHREEKSHEELMLTDGRIVDRYSAPMFGADGRYFGRVWYFRDITDRKREQEALIRSEERFRQIAESIREVFWMTNAGNDEMLYVSPGYEKIWGRACKDLYERPQTWLDSIHPEDRYRVLKAAKEKQGQGTYDEEYRIIQPDGSIRWIRDRAFPVRDAAGQVYRITGIAEDITERREAEAMVQHAANYDTLTGLPNRTMFYNRLLNGIRTDPERGRRMALLLVDLARFREINDTLGHERGDEVLRSVGRRLREAMFDRDVVARPGGDEFSILLLNLENANDIDAAVQKILKALNPSFLIDNLPIRIETCIGIALYPDHGETAEALFRRADIALNLCKRTGIPYAVYDPAKDKHSPQRLALMAELHYAIEHNELRLYHQPIIDMKTRHTVAAEALVRWKHPLRGLIPPDQFILPAEQTGLIHPLTRWVMAAGMRQCKAWHEAGMELTVSVNLSARNLLDPKLPALVAEQLQSAGVNPGWMRFEITESAIMADPVHALDVLTKLHEMGIRLSIDDFGTGYSSLFYLQKLPVDTIKIDKSFIINMGRNQNDVVIVRSTIDLAHSLGLRAIAEGVETQDLWDRLSPMGCDAAQGYYISKPLPSEEFTRWIHESPWGLSPSALSTS; this is encoded by the coding sequence ATGAGTAAGTCTCTTCGCGTGTTAATCATCGAAGATTCGGAAGACGACGCGGCGTTGTTGGCGCAAGAACTCCGACACGGCGGATATGATCCGGTCTATCGGCGTGTGGACACCGGGCCGGCCCTGACCGCGGCGCTGGCCGAACAGACGTGGGACATCGTGATCAGCGATTACAGTCTTCCGAAGTTTTCCGGCCCGGCGGCGTTGAAGCGGTTGCAGGAAAGCGGCCTTGACCTGCCGTTCATCCTCGTGTCCGGGGTGATCGGCGAGGACGTGGCGGTGGAAGCCATGAAGGCCGGCGCGCACGACTGCATCATGAAATACAATCTGAAACGATTGATACCGGCGGTGGAGCGGGAACTGCGGGAGGCCGGGGAGCGGCGGAACCGCAAAAAGGCCGAGGAGGAGCTGCGTCGCACGGAACAGTATTACCGTGTCCTGATTGAGAATGCCTCGGACATCACCGCCATGCTGAGCGCAGACCTGACGATCCAATACGTCAGCCCCTCGGCGGAACGGCTTCTGCATTACCGGCGCGGCGAGTTGATCGGCCAATCGGGTCTGCAGTTGGTTCATCCCGATGACGCGCCCCGGGCGCTGGAGGTCCTGGCCGGCGCCGTCAAATCCCCCGGCACGACGTACACCCTCGAGATGCGCTTGCGGTCCAAAGAGAATAGTTGGTTGATCTTCGAGATCCTGGGCAAGTATATCTCGATCGATCCGACGCGGACCGGGATCGTGCTGAACGTGCGGGACGTTACCGAGCGCCGGCGGACCGAGGAGCAGCTCCGGCAAAGCGAGGAGCGCTTCCGCGAGGTGGCCGAAAACATCTACGAGGTTTTCTTTCTGACCGGCCCGATGGGAACGCCCGTGATCTATATCAGTCCGGCGTACGAGGGCGTTTGGGGCCGCACCTGTCAAAGCCTGTATGAACATCCGGAAGCATGGCGGGAGAGCGTGCATCCGGAGGACCGTTCACGTGTCGAGGCCCAATTCGGAAACGATCCTGAGAATTTTAAGATGGAATATCGGATTGTCAGGCCGGACGGCTCCATCCGTTGGATCTGGGCTCGCACTTTTCCGATCCGGGATGAGAAGGGCGTCGTCCATCGCGTGGCCGGCATCGCCGAAGACATTACCCAACGCAAACTGGCCGGCGATGCGCTCAAGGAAAGCGAAGAGCGGCTCCGCATGGCCATCGATACGGCCCGGATGCATACCTGGGACTGGGATGTCCGGACCGACCGTCTGATCCGAAGCGGCCATTATGAAGCAGTGTATGGTCCGGATCTTCCCGATTCGGGCGGCACGCTTACGTCCTTCCTTCAAATGATCCATCCCGAAGACCGCGAAAAATTCAGTCAAGCGGTGGATCGCGCCTTTCTTCAAGGAGGGTCCTTTGACCCGTTTGATTTCCGGTTCATTCAACCCAACGGCGATCTTCGATGGCTTGAGACACAGGGGCGCGCGGTGAAAGACCATACGGGAAAAGTCGTACGATTGATCGGCGTAACGCAAGACGTCACCCAGCGCAAGCGGGCTCAACAGGAATTGGAATTCAGGAACACCATTCTCTTGACCCAGCAGGAGGCATCGCCGGACGCCATCCTGGTGGTGGACGAAGAGGCCAAAATCATATCCTACAATAAGCGGTTTATCGATCTTTGGAACATTCCCGATGCCATGGTCCGGGCGGCTGTGGATGAGCCCGTGCTCCAGTCCGTCGTGCGCGAGATGAAAGACCCCGAAGCGTTTCTCGCCAGGGTCAAGTATCTCTACGGGCACAGGGAAGAAAAAAGCCACGAGGAGCTGATGCTGACGGACGGACGGATCGTCGACCGCTATTCGGCGCCTATGTTTGGCGCGGACGGGCGGTACTTCGGCCGAGTTTGGTATTTTCGGGATATCACGGATCGCAAACGGGAACAGGAGGCGCTGATCCGAAGTGAGGAGCGTTTCCGGCAGATCGCCGAGAGCATCCGCGAGGTTTTCTGGATGACCAACGCCGGGAATGATGAGATGCTGTATGTCAGTCCAGGGTATGAAAAGATCTGGGGCCGCGCCTGCAAGGACCTTTACGAACGTCCGCAAACCTGGCTGGATTCGATCCATCCGGAGGACCGCTATCGCGTCTTGAAAGCCGCGAAGGAAAAACAGGGCCAGGGAACGTATGACGAGGAGTATCGAATCATCCAACCCGACGGTTCCATCCGATGGATCCGCGACCGTGCCTTTCCGGTCCGGGACGCCGCGGGACAGGTTTACCGCATCACGGGAATCGCGGAGGACATCACGGAACGCCGTGAGGCGGAGGCGATGGTTCAGCACGCCGCGAATTATGACACGCTGACCGGGCTTCCGAACCGCACGATGTTCTACAACCGGCTGCTCAACGGAATTCGCACCGACCCGGAACGGGGCCGACGGATGGCCCTTTTGCTGGTGGACCTGGCCCGTTTTAGAGAGATCAACGATACGTTGGGGCATGAACGGGGCGATGAGGTTTTAAGATCTGTGGGCCGGAGGTTGCGGGAGGCGATGTTCGACCGGGACGTCGTGGCGCGTCCGGGCGGGGATGAATTTTCGATTCTGTTGCTGAATCTGGAAAACGCGAACGATATCGACGCGGCGGTCCAAAAGATCCTGAAAGCACTCAATCCCTCCTTCCTGATCGATAATCTTCCCATCCGGATCGAAACCTGCATCGGCATCGCGCTTTATCCCGATCACGGGGAGACGGCCGAGGCCCTTTTTCGACGCGCGGACATTGCGTTGAATCTCTGCAAGCGCACCGGAATTCCCTACGCCGTGTACGATCCGGCCAAAGACAAACACAGTCCGCAGCGCCTCGCTCTGATGGCCGAGCTGCATTACGCCATCGAGCATAACGAACTGCGCCTGTATCACCAGCCTATAATCGACATGAAAACCCGGCACACCGTCGCGGCCGAGGCGCTGGTCCGCTGGAAACACCCGCTTCGGGGCCTCATCCCTCCGGATCAGTTCATCCTACCGGCGGAACAGACCGGCTTGATCCATCCCCTCACGCGGTGGGTCATGGCGGCCGGAATGCGACAGTGCAAGGCCTGGCATGAGGCCGGAATGGAATTGACCGTCTCGGTCAACCTGTCGGCGCGCAACCTGCTGGACCCCAAGCTGCCGGCCCTGGTGGCCGAGCAACTTCAATCGGCCGGGGTGAATCCCGGCTGGATGCGATTCGAGATCACCGAGAGCGCCATCATGGCCGATCCGGTGCACGCCCTGGACGTGCTGACGAAGCTTCATGAGATGGGCATTCGCCTCTCGATCGATGATTTCGGAACCGGCTATTCCTCCCTGTTTTATCTCCAGAAGCTTCCTGTGGATACGATCAAGATCGACAAATCCTTCATCATCAACATGGGTCGGAATCAAAACGATGTGGTCATTGTTCGTTCCACGATCGACCTGGCCCACAGTCTGGGCCTCCGCGCGATCGCGGAGGGCGTGGAGACCCAGGATCTGTGGGACCGGCTGTCGCCCATGGGCTGTGATGCGGCGCAGGGTTATTACATTAGCAAGCCGTTGCCGTCCGAAGAGTTCACGCGGTGGATCCATGAGTCGCCGTGGGGCTTGTCTCCGTCCGCCCTGAGCACCTCCTAA
- a CDS encoding TonB-dependent receptor, whose amino-acid sequence MTKVIVIIRGAMAVATRRTAVVLCCAVVLFIALKVAGAEAEDAASEPKSPADLSTMTLEELANIEITSVSKRPEPLSDAAASVDVITGEDIRRSGASSIPEALRLADNLDVAQKNSHDWGISARGFNTDLANKLLVLMDGRTVYTPLFSGVFWDRQNYLLEDIDRIEVISGPGGTLWGANAVNGVINITSKSAKDTQGLYVEAGGGSELRDFTGVRYGGTLAPDVYFRVYGQYFNRGDEVLANGDSASDSWRMGPGGFRIDSEASPNNKLTLQGDYYSGHEDIPTGGDAGVSGGNILGRWSHSFSYDSDMSLQFYYDRTHLSDPIPAFVVNSTPFAPAGILQDDLDTYDLDFQHGFRLGPNRFVWGLGYRYTHDVVGNTPALAFFPPILDHNLYSGFAQDEIALLEKLSLTVGTKVEHNDYTGLEVEPNVRLAWIPTQQQTVWTAISRAVRTPSRLDRDLSEPAPPNLVVLKGGSDFDSETVIAYELGYRARLGQKVTASISTFYNDYDQIRSTSLTPVTILPFFFQNNLEGKTYGGELGANFQALDGWRLHGGYNLLKEHLRVKPGQTDFNNALNETGDPEHQFSLRSSMDLPQNVELDAGLRWVDTLHVNNAGVAETVPSYYELDVRIGWRPINNLELSVVGQNLLHDHHPEFGAPSPSREEIQRSAYGKIAWRF is encoded by the coding sequence ATGACAAAAGTTATCGTGATCATCAGGGGTGCAATGGCCGTCGCGACGCGGCGGACTGCCGTTGTTCTTTGTTGCGCCGTCGTCCTATTCATCGCGCTCAAGGTTGCCGGGGCCGAGGCGGAGGATGCCGCGAGCGAGCCGAAATCCCCCGCGGACCTTTCAACCATGACGCTTGAAGAATTGGCCAACATCGAGATCACCTCGGTCTCAAAGAGACCGGAGCCCCTGAGCGATGCGGCCGCATCGGTGGACGTGATTACGGGCGAAGACATTCGCCGTTCCGGCGCTTCGAGCATCCCGGAGGCCTTGCGGTTGGCGGACAATTTGGATGTGGCGCAGAAAAATTCCCATGACTGGGGCATCAGCGCGCGCGGATTCAACACCGATCTGGCCAATAAACTACTGGTCTTGATGGATGGGCGGACCGTTTATACGCCGCTCTTCTCCGGGGTTTTTTGGGACCGGCAGAATTATTTGCTTGAAGATATCGATCGCATCGAAGTCATCAGTGGTCCCGGAGGCACGCTTTGGGGAGCCAACGCGGTCAACGGCGTGATCAATATCACCAGCAAGAGCGCCAAAGACACGCAGGGGCTTTACGTGGAAGCCGGCGGGGGGTCGGAGTTGCGGGATTTTACCGGAGTACGTTACGGCGGAACGCTTGCTCCCGATGTGTATTTTCGAGTTTATGGCCAGTATTTCAATCGGGGCGATGAAGTCTTGGCCAACGGGGATAGCGCCTCGGACTCGTGGCGGATGGGGCCGGGCGGGTTCCGGATCGATTCCGAGGCGTCTCCAAACAATAAACTCACCTTGCAAGGTGATTATTACAGCGGCCATGAAGACATCCCGACCGGAGGCGACGCGGGGGTCAGCGGCGGCAATATTCTGGGCCGTTGGTCGCATTCTTTTTCGTATGATTCCGATATGAGCCTGCAATTTTACTACGACAGGACGCACCTGTCCGACCCGATTCCGGCCTTTGTGGTTAATTCAACACCGTTTGCTCCTGCCGGCATCTTGCAGGATGACCTCGATACCTATGACCTCGATTTTCAGCATGGCTTCCGTTTGGGGCCCAACCGCTTCGTGTGGGGTCTCGGCTATCGCTACACCCATGACGTGGTTGGAAACACGCCGGCGTTGGCTTTTTTCCCGCCGATTTTGGATCACAATCTATACAGCGGATTCGCGCAGGATGAGATCGCGCTTTTGGAAAAGCTGTCTCTGACCGTCGGGACGAAGGTCGAACACAACGATTATACCGGATTGGAAGTGGAGCCGAATGTGCGGCTCGCATGGATACCCACTCAGCAACAGACCGTTTGGACCGCGATTTCACGCGCGGTTCGGACCCCATCCCGTCTTGACCGGGACCTATCCGAGCCCGCGCCGCCCAACCTTGTCGTTCTGAAAGGAGGATCGGACTTCGATTCCGAAACGGTGATCGCATATGAACTGGGCTATCGCGCTCGACTGGGTCAAAAAGTTACCGCCTCCATCTCGACGTTTTACAACGATTACGATCAGATAAGAAGCACAAGCCTTACGCCCGTCACGATCCTGCCCTTCTTCTTCCAAAACAATCTCGAAGGCAAGACGTACGGAGGCGAGCTTGGCGCCAATTTCCAGGCGCTCGATGGGTGGCGCTTGCACGGCGGTTACAATCTTCTCAAAGAGCACCTTCGCGTCAAACCGGGCCAGACGGACTTCAATAATGCGCTCAATGAAACGGGCGACCCTGAACACCAGTTCTCACTGCGTTCCTCCATGGATCTGCCGCAAAACGTGGAACTTGACGCCGGCCTGCGCTGGGTGGACACCTTGCACGTCAATAATGCGGGGGTGGCCGAAACCGTGCCGAGCTACTATGAATTGGATGTCCGCATCGGCTGGCGACCGATCAACAACCTCGAACTCTCCGTGGTCGGGCAAAACCTTCTCCACGATCATCATCCGGAATTTGGCGCACCAAGTCCGAGCCGGGAGGAAATCCAGCGCAGCGCTTACGGAAAGATCGCATGGCGGTTTTAG
- a CDS encoding EAL domain-containing protein, protein MTTPLRVLIIEDSVADSELLVRELQRGGYEPTYERVETPETMTAALDRQVWDIVFGDYSMPHFNGVAALNLLRERGLDLPFIFVSGTIGEDTAVASMKAGANDYVIKGNLKRLIPAVDRELKEAAVRREHRQAEETIRYLAYYDPLTGLPNRTSLLDRLHLAITEGSARKNSVALLLMDLDRFKEVNDTLGHHRGDILLQQVGARLQAALRPSDLVARLGGDEFAVMLPLASSQHASQVAQKILDTLSPPFVIEGLPVAVEAAIGIALCPDHGANPNSLMQRADVAMYAAKQAGSGFIIYDTQYDRHSPRRLSLIGELRQAIDRDQLFLHYQPKIDLKTRRVVGVEALVRWQHPEHGFVPPDQFIEPAERTGLIKPLTLWIFNTAQREHLAWQQAGINLSMSVNLSARNLHDLHFPDQIAEILHTTGGNPERLELEITESAIMNDPARALEAITRLRALGIRFAIDDFGIGYSSLAYLKRLPVDAIKIDKSFVIHMIENQNDAVIVRSTIDLAHNLGHQVIAEGVENQELWDRLAALGCDAAQGYYMCKPIPAADLTRWLRESPWGLRPTAS, encoded by the coding sequence ATGACGACCCCTCTTCGTGTCTTGATCATCGAGGATTCGGTGGCCGATTCCGAACTGCTGGTCCGGGAACTGCAGCGCGGCGGTTACGAACCGACGTATGAGCGCGTGGAGACGCCCGAGACCATGACCGCGGCGCTCGACCGGCAGGTGTGGGATATCGTGTTCGGAGATTACTCCATGCCCCACTTCAACGGCGTGGCGGCCTTAAACTTGTTGAGGGAGAGGGGGCTCGATCTGCCCTTCATTTTTGTATCGGGAACCATCGGCGAGGACACGGCGGTGGCCTCGATGAAGGCCGGCGCCAACGACTACGTGATCAAAGGCAACTTGAAGCGCCTGATTCCCGCGGTCGACCGGGAACTGAAGGAGGCCGCGGTGCGGCGCGAGCATCGGCAGGCCGAAGAAACGATCCGGTATCTGGCCTATTATGATCCGCTCACCGGGCTTCCCAATCGGACCTCGCTGCTCGACCGGCTTCATCTTGCAATCACGGAAGGGTCGGCCAGAAAAAATTCCGTCGCCCTTCTTCTAATGGATCTGGACCGATTCAAGGAGGTCAACGACACCCTCGGACATCATCGCGGCGATATCCTGTTGCAACAGGTCGGAGCGCGCCTGCAGGCCGCGTTGAGGCCTTCGGACCTCGTCGCCCGCCTGGGAGGGGATGAGTTTGCGGTGATGCTCCCGCTGGCTTCCTCCCAACACGCGTCCCAGGTGGCGCAAAAAATCCTGGACACGCTGTCGCCGCCCTTTGTGATCGAAGGGCTGCCCGTCGCGGTCGAAGCCGCGATCGGGATCGCGCTCTGTCCCGATCACGGAGCGAATCCAAACAGCCTGATGCAGCGGGCCGACGTGGCGATGTACGCGGCAAAACAGGCCGGCAGCGGGTTCATCATTTACGACACCCAGTACGATCGGCACAGTCCCCGTCGACTGTCCCTCATCGGAGAACTGCGCCAGGCCATCGATCGTGACCAACTCTTCCTGCACTATCAGCCGAAGATCGACCTGAAGACCCGCCGGGTCGTCGGGGTCGAAGCGCTGGTGCGATGGCAGCACCCCGAGCATGGTTTCGTCCCGCCGGATCAGTTCATCGAGCCCGCAGAGCGGACGGGGTTGATCAAGCCGCTGACGTTGTGGATCTTCAACACGGCGCAGCGCGAGCATTTGGCATGGCAGCAGGCCGGGATCAACCTTTCGATGTCGGTGAACTTGTCGGCCCGGAACCTTCACGATCTGCATTTTCCGGATCAGATCGCCGAAATTCTTCACACCACGGGCGGAAATCCGGAGCGGCTGGAACTGGAAATCACTGAAAGCGCGATCATGAACGACCCCGCGCGGGCCTTGGAAGCGATCACCCGCCTCCGGGCCCTGGGCATCCGGTTTGCGATCGACGATTTCGGAATCGGCTACTCCTCGCTGGCCTACCTTAAACGATTGCCGGTGGACGCGATCAAGATCGACAAGTCCTTCGTCATCCACATGATCGAGAATCAGAACGACGCCGTCATTGTTCGCTCCACGATCGACCTGGCCCATAATCTGGGTCATCAGGTGATTGCGGAGGGCGTGGAGAACCAGGAACTGTGGGATCGTCTGGCCGCTTTGGGATGCGATGCCGCACAGGGCTATTATATGTGCAAACCGATCCCGGCCGCTGATTTGACCCGATGGCTGCGGGAGTCGCCGTGGGGGTTACGCCCGACTGCGTCTTGA